The proteins below are encoded in one region of Triticum aestivum cultivar Chinese Spring chromosome 1B, IWGSC CS RefSeq v2.1, whole genome shotgun sequence:
- the LOC123098244 gene encoding putative cyclin-dependent kinase F-2, with translation MGWSTAALDDVVAATPAARKSHRAPATPAGSGRFHRLEVIGAGTFGVVYRARDRRTGEIVAMKCLRASDFAAEVSALEACSGHPSIVQPRASGHLGSEAFLAMEFVGPTLRYVMKHVRFGRRHTELEVRLLMRQLCAGVRWMNRLGLMHRDLKPDNVLVDSHGSLKICDLGLSCSMADGPPYSNPVGTRGYRAPELLLGCTDYDEHVDSWALGVMMAELLAGKHPFHGRSDTEHLGEILDLLGTADIKEWSGYDGRRLPGGCQPGSFLRNKFPCPAEARIKGPPTLSEAGFEVLSGLLRCNPEKRLTAEQALKHRWFKEANPRAAKS, from the coding sequence ATGGGGTGGTCGACCGCTGCCCTAGACGACGTGGTCGCGGCCACACCGGCGGCGCGCAAGAGTCACAGAGCGCCGGCCACTCCCGCAGGCAGCGGCCGCTTCCACCGGCTCGAGGTGATCGGCGCGGGAACGTTTGGCGTCGTCTACCGGGCCAGGGACCGCCGCACGGGAGAGATCGTGGCGATGAAGTGCCTCCGTGCGAGCGACTTCGCGGCCGAGGTCAGCGCCCTCGAGGCGTGCAGCGGCCACCCGTCCATCGTGCAGCCgcgcgcctccggccacctcggcagCGAGGCCTTCCTCGCCATGGAGTTTGTGGGGCCAACTCTTAGGTACGTCATGAAGCATGTCCGATTCGGGAGGAGGCACACCGAGCTGGAGGTTCGCCTGCTGATGAGACAGCTTTGCGCCGGCGTGAGGTGGATGAATCGCCTCGGCCTGATGCACCGTGACCTCAAGCCGGACAACGTGCTTGTCGACAGCCATGGGAGCCTCAAGATCTGCGACCTAGGGTTGTCGTGCAGCATGGCCGATGGGCCGCCCTACTCCAACCCCGTCGGGACACGGGGATACCGCGCGCCAGAGCTCCTTCTTGGATGCACGGATTACGACGAGCATGTCGACTCGTGGGCTCTTGGCGTCATGATGGCTGAGCTCCTCGCCGGCAAGCACCCTTTCCATGGGAGGTCAGATACGGAGCACCTCGGCGAGATCTTGGACCTTCTCGGCACAGCTGACATCAAAGAGTGGTCAGGCTACGATGGACGCCGTCTGCCCGGCGGATGCCAACCTGGAAGCTTTCTGCGCAACAAGTTCCCATGTCCGGCTGAGGCCAGGATCAAAGGGCCGCCGACATTGTCAGAGGCTGGTTTCGAGGTTTTGAGCGGTCTTCTACGATGCAACCCGGAGAAGAGGCTCACAGCGGAGCAAGCGCTCAAGCATCGGTGGTTCAAGGAGGCCAACCCTAGGGCTGCAAAGAGTTGA